In a single window of the Tellurirhabdus bombi genome:
- a CDS encoding LytTR family transcriptional regulator DNA-binding domain-containing protein: MIKLSIGNKIIEVKPERIIRVKGEGNYAVFFLIDGRTVLSARHLGHWETKLPGFILVHKGNLVNPAFITDMDTESVTIDGTVFPISRRRRKIVSQLIIKTDVADAIPA, encoded by the coding sequence ATGATCAAGCTAAGCATAGGCAACAAAATTATTGAAGTAAAGCCGGAACGGATCATTCGGGTAAAGGGAGAAGGCAATTATGCGGTTTTCTTTCTGATTGATGGTCGAACGGTGCTTTCCGCCCGGCATCTGGGGCACTGGGAAACCAAGCTGCCGGGCTTCATCTTGGTGCACAAGGGCAATCTGGTGAATCCGGCCTTCATTACCGACATGGACACTGAGTCAGTGACCATTGATGGTACCGTTTTCCCCATATCACGCCGTAGGCGCAAAATCGTATCCCAACTGATTATAAAAACCGACGTGGCTGATGCGATTCCTGCTTGA
- a CDS encoding discoidin domain-containing protein: MNPFIHFLRFFTLADNGKAVPNNYNQPDSTHADLPVVAGDRLRFLVPRSDLGGLDFSRLAIHLLRHPVDFPPPNDSIINYPPPEPVLPDPIGGLRPQLGEISSVVRLRVNSAPKEGEHRQFALLVDIPNALNSFNNNLALNKPVMVSSAAGPAWASEHLTDGLGGIGWSSDGQLSVQDHVEYVVIDLEESALIESVTLVPTFGQGWPIDFTIDLSDDNSTWTTAITKTGAVQPQAPQTFAMPAKAYGRYVRIRATKLRYINPLDPYYRFQLGEVQIAGKLADEVRTLGGTFSGQKSDLTEYVQAIKAHFQANPYTPVSVIEDGNELEIRFHHSERFRLGHAPVRVGLGAVTESNTNQPTMAARKMETVTIGAKDAYTLVLSDDIEAGNVFTLAGKSYTASGKEQPAAILRALGVPDGKITVPSGTPVGLSVQKGNYTLANTNQPRIELLYTGNNGGGQDIYQAFVGADVQPGNLYQISAPGLTTRSKIATESDTKVSIEAFFNNSGDPGRMAIPQGQVPTAVAIAGTRTYENTNNPSLGLTGKVTTPAKVVDRYAISIGSSIRRGNQYVLGAATVIADQDDTTIDIARKFGHGSNPFTVEIPTGQQLTAYATPGLLYGPEHIADVEVIEGANWTKSGQLVADVVIPEGLKGDRYALALWDWKAKKVIAQSNYLRIRPTEKDTLVIRYGDPEQVYGYEYSEPGLFQQMRLPICLNEGRLQQQENIWDTLDEIRVRDRTTGILQRELITRALPESFHLALWAALKHREVWINGKPFRSEGEYKQSAAVGKRRLMNGVATVVETGKHWTNYAQNKPYLSSYESAGYAFVKSIVPNTTLNCWLQEGNFVQRIYGGQAIEPQVYQLLVQGTSERLAVIVFLNGTASLRAILEPTILNRIDSVLVVEAGSQVIIEARPFTTDFDVNAWFNQLAESDQGAFTNEYTDEFL, translated from the coding sequence ATGAATCCATTCATACATTTCCTCCGCTTTTTTACTCTGGCTGACAACGGAAAAGCGGTGCCGAATAATTACAACCAACCCGACAGCACCCACGCTGATCTGCCCGTTGTCGCTGGTGATCGCCTGCGGTTTCTGGTGCCCCGTTCGGATTTAGGTGGACTTGATTTTAGTCGTCTAGCCATCCATTTACTTCGTCATCCGGTGGACTTTCCGCCCCCGAACGATTCGATCATAAACTACCCCCCTCCCGAACCGGTTTTACCCGATCCGATTGGCGGTTTGCGGCCACAATTGGGGGAAATCAGCAGCGTGGTCAGGCTGCGCGTTAATTCCGCGCCGAAAGAAGGTGAACACCGCCAATTCGCGCTGTTAGTGGATATTCCCAATGCGCTCAACTCGTTTAATAATAATCTGGCTTTGAATAAGCCGGTTATGGTAAGTAGCGCGGCGGGTCCAGCCTGGGCATCCGAGCACTTGACCGATGGATTAGGCGGTATTGGGTGGAGTTCAGATGGTCAGCTGTCGGTTCAGGATCATGTCGAATACGTGGTGATTGATCTGGAAGAATCCGCGCTCATTGAATCGGTTACGTTGGTGCCGACCTTTGGCCAAGGCTGGCCCATTGATTTTACGATTGATCTATCAGACGATAATTCGACGTGGACAACGGCCATTACCAAAACGGGGGCTGTTCAGCCGCAGGCTCCACAAACCTTCGCCATGCCTGCCAAGGCTTACGGGCGGTACGTCAGGATTCGGGCCACGAAATTACGGTACATCAACCCGTTGGACCCGTATTACCGTTTCCAGTTAGGCGAAGTCCAGATTGCGGGAAAACTAGCCGACGAAGTGCGGACATTGGGCGGTACCTTTTCGGGGCAAAAAAGCGATCTGACTGAGTATGTGCAGGCTATCAAAGCCCACTTTCAGGCCAATCCATACACGCCCGTCAGTGTCATCGAGGATGGGAACGAACTGGAAATTCGCTTTCACCACTCCGAACGGTTCCGACTGGGACACGCGCCGGTTCGCGTTGGTCTCGGAGCCGTGACTGAATCCAACACCAACCAGCCGACGATGGCCGCGCGAAAAATGGAGACGGTTACCATTGGCGCAAAAGATGCCTACACATTGGTACTCAGTGATGACATCGAAGCGGGTAACGTCTTCACGTTGGCCGGTAAGAGCTACACCGCCTCCGGGAAGGAGCAGCCTGCCGCTATTTTACGGGCATTAGGCGTTCCGGACGGGAAAATCACGGTTCCTTCGGGTACGCCTGTCGGTCTGAGCGTTCAGAAAGGCAACTATACCTTGGCCAACACCAACCAGCCGCGCATCGAGCTGTTGTATACAGGTAATAACGGCGGTGGTCAGGATATCTACCAGGCGTTTGTCGGTGCCGACGTACAACCCGGAAACTTGTATCAGATTTCGGCTCCGGGCCTGACCACGCGCTCGAAAATCGCTACGGAGTCTGACACGAAAGTCAGCATCGAGGCTTTTTTCAATAACAGCGGCGATCCCGGGCGAATGGCTATTCCGCAGGGACAAGTCCCGACCGCTGTGGCGATAGCGGGTACCCGAACCTACGAAAACACGAATAACCCATCGCTCGGACTAACCGGAAAGGTAACCACCCCGGCCAAAGTCGTGGATCGGTACGCCATTTCGATTGGGTCGAGCATTCGGCGCGGAAACCAGTACGTGTTGGGAGCGGCCACGGTCATTGCCGATCAGGACGACACCACGATCGACATTGCCCGTAAGTTTGGGCATGGGTCTAATCCGTTTACGGTTGAAATCCCGACCGGTCAACAGCTTACCGCCTACGCCACGCCGGGACTGCTCTACGGGCCTGAACATATTGCGGATGTCGAAGTCATCGAGGGGGCCAATTGGACCAAAAGCGGCCAACTCGTGGCCGATGTCGTTATCCCCGAAGGCTTGAAAGGTGACCGGTACGCCTTAGCGCTGTGGGATTGGAAAGCTAAAAAAGTCATTGCCCAGTCGAACTACCTGCGCATTCGACCAACCGAAAAAGATACGCTGGTGATCCGCTATGGTGACCCCGAACAAGTCTACGGCTACGAATACTCCGAGCCCGGCTTGTTTCAGCAAATGCGCTTACCCATCTGCCTTAATGAGGGCAGGCTTCAGCAACAAGAAAACATCTGGGACACGCTCGACGAAATTCGGGTGCGGGACCGAACCACGGGCATCCTACAACGGGAGCTCATCACCCGGGCTTTACCCGAGTCATTCCATCTCGCACTTTGGGCGGCACTCAAACACCGTGAAGTGTGGATAAACGGGAAGCCTTTCCGTAGTGAGGGAGAGTACAAGCAATCGGCTGCCGTTGGAAAACGGAGGCTCATGAATGGCGTCGCAACGGTGGTGGAAACGGGGAAGCACTGGACGAATTACGCACAAAATAAGCCCTACTTATCCAGTTATGAGTCAGCTGGTTATGCATTTGTAAAGTCGATTGTACCAAACACTACCTTGAATTGCTGGTTGCAGGAGGGCAATTTTGTTCAACGCATTTACGGCGGACAGGCCATTGAGCCGCAGGTATACCAGCTTCTGGTACAGGGCACATCGGAGCGTTTGGCAGTGATCGTTTTTCTAAACGGCACTGCCAGCCTCCGAGCCATCTTAGAACCCACCATTCTGAACCGCATTGATTCGGTGTTGGTGGTCGAAGCAGGAAGCCAGGTGATCATCGAAGCCCGTCCGTTCACAACCGATTTTGACGTAAATGCGTGGTTTAACCAGCTCGCTGAATCGGATCAGGGAGCCTTCACCAACGAATACACGGACGAGTTTTTATGA
- a CDS encoding SGNH/GDSL hydrolase family protein produces MTLEEFNAKVDQYLPSNITQAISATELRTILKVLGQELFGVADSLRGGWTPELALVVNGQNLVVQLKDWSGGTGNKPTSVPAYVGQNGYVTNIANAINIRGIQGLPGNKGDQGNKGWTPRHISEVDGSRIVFKLTGYVGGEGTAPTTDVGKYFGVNGYVTNIADALDYRGPIGSVTPELQTLLQNTQNAASVATQSKDLAMSAALNLTLSVEQMTASKTQTLANFSAFQFAGLETIEVRIIGTSILNNSNSAPKRFLASATKILGDSGNQTRHLGSTGGSLASLGWDYQVYGGHVFSRLASKAGSQPLKFQHNMKRYVLRYSKEVSGGTFEVWADGVLKQTVSCAGAQAYGQEVTLTWPSAGMHTVEIKNMVGTVYIESHDVCLDRPGLYIVDGSYGGSAINNYLTLKGKESNQIDGIAIQGWNGIDAAFGFNATIKPKVIFLHSLVNDAGRPASLFDQYYKPGIEYIVQRCNELAIQLIAVVEMGGHMSMPASGSYQNFQKHSQLLLDQRGKPNVTVLDWHGKSGMRTTDLVELDRLSKRYYSVTNLNVAAGTFAGDFIHPNNVGYAVELDMLHAATGLNFDGKQGEAFDVALLNNRPRTPLSLAAKLYAESFVGLTGVQRTQKNAYGAFCTYRNIGVSTHVATGEIEAAWASSEEINFLPDVNTTIAAGAVDTYGPYASFNFSNLGGSISNAVNNPAVFTITLVVGKGTASVRINTNSNSAVINQSIKGVVFTPAHAVTSGFSIKNESDTPIICHYTVEAIGGAFPLITLSATKLYGFYLTGTEHACIPGRALDKLRDMIPSAVVAGEIPVEKINIGQRYIESVNGKSVKSVAIGKEIYKPFQSGFFGLYRLQNTTEVDLREFTIVGTVVNNNYSEKYGSNLTTVDSNQAYAQASGTFNDTFAGKTFTLVGAIPGEATGISVQLYGNATYLGLRADGSWANDGGNHGTAPDVLANTRHYRGKTFAITFQMPPSELFAGANRVFRIYYKTGGGNHSWLDWALCEGSKATVY; encoded by the coding sequence ATGACCCTCGAAGAGTTTAACGCCAAAGTCGATCAGTATCTCCCTTCCAATATTACTCAGGCGATCAGCGCGACCGAACTGCGCACTATTCTCAAAGTATTAGGGCAAGAGCTTTTTGGCGTAGCGGACTCGCTACGGGGCGGCTGGACGCCTGAACTGGCCCTGGTGGTTAATGGGCAAAATCTAGTCGTTCAACTCAAAGACTGGTCGGGTGGTACCGGCAACAAGCCGACTTCCGTACCGGCTTACGTTGGGCAAAATGGCTACGTGACGAACATCGCCAACGCCATCAACATTCGGGGTATTCAGGGGCTGCCGGGCAACAAGGGAGATCAAGGTAACAAAGGGTGGACTCCCCGGCATATATCGGAAGTTGACGGCAGCCGGATTGTTTTCAAGCTTACTGGATACGTTGGTGGTGAAGGAACCGCGCCAACCACCGATGTCGGAAAGTATTTTGGGGTCAATGGGTATGTGACAAACATTGCCGATGCGTTAGACTACCGGGGGCCTATTGGCAGCGTTACGCCTGAATTACAGACACTCCTCCAAAACACTCAGAATGCCGCTTCGGTTGCAACGCAGTCCAAAGATTTAGCTATGTCTGCGGCTCTCAATCTGACCCTTTCGGTTGAACAGATGACGGCTTCCAAGACGCAGACGCTCGCTAATTTCAGCGCTTTTCAATTCGCGGGCTTAGAAACCATCGAAGTTCGAATTATCGGCACCAGCATCCTCAATAATTCCAATTCGGCCCCCAAGCGTTTCTTAGCTTCTGCTACCAAGATACTTGGCGATTCGGGAAACCAGACCAGGCATCTGGGATCTACAGGTGGTTCGCTCGCTTCGTTAGGCTGGGATTATCAGGTGTACGGTGGCCACGTTTTCTCACGACTAGCCAGTAAAGCCGGTTCACAGCCCCTAAAATTCCAACATAACATGAAGCGGTACGTCTTGCGCTATTCGAAAGAAGTGAGCGGGGGTACGTTCGAAGTATGGGCCGATGGCGTGCTGAAACAGACAGTAAGTTGCGCGGGCGCACAGGCCTATGGGCAAGAAGTGACGCTCACCTGGCCGAGCGCGGGAATGCACACGGTTGAGATCAAGAACATGGTGGGTACGGTCTATATTGAGAGCCACGACGTTTGTCTGGATCGGCCTGGTTTGTATATCGTTGATGGTTCCTACGGAGGTAGTGCGATTAACAACTACCTAACCCTGAAGGGGAAAGAATCTAACCAAATCGATGGGATTGCCATTCAGGGCTGGAATGGCATCGACGCAGCCTTTGGTTTTAATGCCACCATTAAGCCCAAAGTAATATTTCTGCACAGTTTGGTCAACGATGCCGGTAGACCCGCCAGCCTTTTCGACCAGTATTATAAGCCCGGCATTGAGTACATCGTTCAGCGATGCAATGAGTTGGCGATACAATTAATCGCGGTGGTGGAAATGGGCGGGCATATGTCTATGCCCGCCAGTGGTAGCTACCAAAACTTCCAGAAGCACAGTCAATTGCTACTGGATCAGCGCGGAAAGCCCAACGTTACCGTGCTGGACTGGCACGGCAAAAGTGGCATGAGGACCACCGACCTGGTTGAACTGGATCGGCTGTCGAAGCGGTACTACAGCGTTACCAACCTGAACGTAGCGGCGGGAACATTCGCGGGGGATTTCATCCACCCCAACAACGTGGGTTACGCGGTTGAATTGGATATGTTGCACGCGGCTACTGGGCTTAATTTCGACGGGAAACAAGGCGAGGCATTTGACGTGGCGTTGCTCAACAACCGACCGCGCACACCTCTTTCGCTGGCCGCCAAATTATATGCAGAAAGTTTTGTCGGTCTGACCGGTGTCCAGCGTACCCAGAAAAATGCGTACGGAGCCTTCTGTACCTACAGGAATATTGGAGTCTCTACCCACGTAGCCACGGGCGAAATTGAGGCCGCCTGGGCATCGAGCGAAGAGATCAACTTCCTGCCTGACGTAAACACCACAATTGCAGCCGGGGCGGTGGACACGTATGGACCCTACGCCTCCTTCAATTTTAGCAACCTTGGTGGCAGCATCAGCAATGCTGTCAATAATCCAGCAGTTTTCACGATCACCCTCGTGGTTGGAAAAGGCACTGCATCAGTCCGAATCAATACCAACTCGAACAGTGCGGTTATCAATCAATCTATCAAGGGCGTTGTTTTTACCCCGGCTCACGCCGTTACCAGTGGATTCAGCATCAAAAATGAGTCGGATACCCCAATTATTTGCCACTACACGGTTGAGGCCATTGGGGGGGCTTTCCCGCTCATCACTCTTTCAGCAACCAAGCTCTATGGGTTTTATTTGACTGGAACCGAGCACGCCTGTATCCCTGGACGAGCCTTGGATAAGCTGCGTGACATGATTCCAAGTGCCGTTGTGGCGGGTGAAATTCCAGTGGAGAAAATCAACATTGGGCAGCGTTATATTGAGTCCGTCAATGGCAAGTCAGTCAAGAGTGTCGCTATCGGGAAAGAAATCTACAAGCCATTCCAGAGCGGCTTTTTCGGGCTGTATCGGCTCCAAAACACAACGGAGGTCGATCTGCGCGAATTCACCATTGTAGGAACAGTGGTTAATAATAACTACTCCGAAAAGTACGGCTCGAACCTAACGACAGTTGATTCCAACCAGGCATACGCTCAGGCATCGGGAACGTTTAACGACACGTTTGCCGGTAAGACGTTTACGCTAGTGGGTGCGATTCCGGGCGAGGCCACTGGCATCTCAGTGCAGTTGTATGGCAACGCTACTTATTTAGGGCTTCGTGCTGACGGAAGTTGGGCGAACGATGGCGGCAATCACGGCACCGCACCGGACGTATTGGCCAACACGCGTCACTACCGAGGCAAAACGTTTGCCATCACCTTCCAGATGCCTCCTAGTGAGCTATTTGCGGGGGCAAACAGAGTCTTCCGGATTTACTATAAAACAGGAGGGGGTAACCACTCCTGGCTAGATTGGGCCTTATGCGAAGGCTCAAAAGCGACAGTGTACTAA